The genome window GAGGACATCCTGCAGGAGGTGCTGCTGGCCATCCATCTCAAGCGGCAAAGCTGGGCGCCGGGCAGCCCCGTCCGCCCATGGCTTTACGCGGTGGCGCGCCACAAGGTCGTCGATGCCTTCCGGCGGCGCGGTCGCCGGGTGCATCTGCCGATCGAGGACGTGGCCGAGATCCTGGCCTCGGAGGCCGATCCCGCACCCCTGGCCGCGCATGATGCCGACCGGATGCTGGGGATGATCGACGCCCGCTCGGCCGCCTTGGTACGCGCGGTCCGGCTGGAGGGGCACAGCACCGAGGAGGCCGCGCAGGGGATGGGCCTGACGGCGGGCGCGGCCCGCGTCGCCCTGCACCGGGCCATGAAACGTCTGTCCGAGCTGGCAGAGAGGATGAAATGACGAACCGACCCACGACCGAGGATCTGATCCACCGCCTGGCCACCGCCCCGCCCCCGGCGCGGCTGTCCGCGCGCGGGGCCACGGGCACGCTGCTGGGCGCGGCCGCCGCCACCGTGGGCCTGTTCCTGCTGCTGGTCGGTCCCCGCGCCGACCTTCTGCCCGCCCTGGCCGACCCCCAGGTCCTGGCGAAACTGGTCCTGCCCGTCGCGCTGTCGGTGCCTGCGCTGTGGCTGGCGCTGCGATCGGCCCGGCCGGGCGCGCGCCTGCCGCTCTGGGTGCTGGCGCTTCCGGCGCTGGTGGCCGCGGGCCTGTTCCTCGCCCGCCTCGTCCAGACCCCCCCGGGGCTGATCGCCCCCGGCATCCTGGGGCACAGCGCCGCCGCCTGCCTGCTGTCGATCACCGCCCTGTCCAGCCCGGCCATCGCCTTGGGCCTGACCCTATTCCGCCGCGGCGCCGCCCTGCGCCCGGCCCTGACCGGAGGACTGATCGGGCTTGCCGCCTCGGCCGGGGTGACGGCGGGCTACGCCCTGCATTGCAACGAGGATTCGCCGCTGTTCTTCACCACTTGGTACGGGCTGGCGATCCTGATCTGCACGACGGCAGGCGCTTTGGCCGGACGGCGGCTGCTGCGCTGGTAGACGGGCCGGCGGGGTGCTGTTCCCCGTGGCGACAGCCGGACACTCCTTCCACAGGTAAAACATCTCGATCCCCCCGCGCTGGCAGGTCGGAAAGCGGGCGCCCTTAGTGGCCGGGACGATCATGACGGGCGCGACCGCGACACCTGACTTGTCTGATCCGATCCGGCCCGGCAGATGATCCTGCCCCCGCGCACGGTCGATCCCGACCCCGTCGCGGGTATCGCGCCACGCCCCCCCCTGCGAACCGACCGCTCAGGCCCCGGCCAGCGTCCGGCGGAAGAACGCCGCCGTCAGCGCGATGTCGGTCGCGGCGCGGTCGCTGGTCTCGCCGCCGCCATGGCCGCCAGTCTCGCTGGTGCGCAGCATCACGTCCTGCCCCGCCTCCTGCAGCTTGAGCGCGAAGCGGCGGGCATGGGCGGGATCGACCCGGTCGTCATGTGCGGGGGCGTCGATCAGGATCGGCGGATAGGCGACCTCGGCTCGGGGCCGGACCTGATGCAGGGGCGAATAGGCGCGAAGGTAGGCGGCATCCTCGGGAATGTCCGGATCGCCGTATTCCTCGATCCAGGCCGCCCCGGCGGGATAGAGGTGAAAGCGCAGCATGTCGGTGACCGGCACATCGGCCTTGATCGCCCCCCAGTCCGCCGGGTTGCGCGTTGCCATCACCGCCGCCAGCAGCCCGCCGTTCGATCCGCCGACGAAGCCCACCCCGCCCGGCGGCGCGATGCCCCGCGCCACCAGATCCCGGGCCACGGCCACGCAATCGTCGAAGGAGGTCGGGCGCTTCGGCCCCATGGCCTGCCGGTGCCACGAGGGCCCGAACTCTCCGCCCCCGCGCAGATGGGCGACCGCCACGCCGATGCCCCGGTCCAGCAGCGCCGGGCCGTCGAACTTCAGATAGGGGGCGGGCATAGGCATGCCGTAGCCGCCATAGGCCTGCACCACGACCGGGACGGCCCCCTGCGCCACAGCTTTCGGCAGGGCCAGATGATAGGGCACCTGCGTGCCGTCCCCGGATCGTGCCTGCAGCAGATGCGCCTGCATGCCCGAGGCGTCGAAGGACGGCTTGGAGGATGCGACCAGATGGGGCTGCGGCGCCTTGGCCAGGGTGTCCAGGTCGATCCGGTACAGGCTTGGCGGCAGCAGCTGCCCCTCGGCCCAGATGTTCAGGCGCATGTCGCGCGCGCCCTCGGCATCCGGCTCGATTGCGTGCCAGAGGATCCAGACGGTCGACGCCTCGGCCGGCAGCGGCAGGTCGCGCAGCGGGCCTTCGGGCTGGCGCAGATCCAGGACCCGCAGCCAGGGCCGCAGGTCGTCATGCCCGGTCATCACCAGCCAGTCGCGCGTCATCAGCAGCTGGTTCGTCCCGCTGCGCGGACCCGGCACGAAGATCACCCGCTCCAGCGGCGGGCCGTCGAAACGGCGCAGGACGGTGGCGCCGGCGGGGTGGTCGCCATCCTCCTGCGGCTCCCACACGACGAAGCGGTCGTTGGCGAACTTAGGGGCCAGACGCGGCAGGTCCAGGACGACCCGCCGGCCGTTCTTCTCGACGGCCAGGGTGCTAGAATGGATCGTGTGATGGGTCGACAGCAGCAGCGTGCCGTCACCCTCGCCCTCGCCCGGAAGATGGGAGGCCATGGCCTGGACATCGTCCGGCCCCGCCTCGAAGATCACCGGCGCATCGTCCAGCGCGGTGCCGCGCGTCCAGGCGCGCACGGTGCGCGGCCACCCCGACCGGGTCGCGTGCCGGGGATGGGTGGCGGCGAAGACCAGCAGCCGGTCGGGACCCTGCCAGGCGACCCACTGCCGGGCCAGCGGCGTCTCGAACCCGCCCGGGACGAAATCCCGCGCGGTAAGGTCGAATTCGCGCCCGACCAGCATGTCGGACCCGTCCAGCGACAGCATCATCATCGCCCGGCCCCGGTCCGGGCGGCCGACCGGGCCGCGCCAGGCCCATTCTTGCCCCGTCTCGCGGCAATAGGCATCGAGGTCGAAGACCGTCTGCCAAGGCGCATCGGGCGCCGGCGTCAGATCGTCGGGAATGCGCCGCCACAGGCCGCGCGGATGCTCTGCGTTCTGGTGGAAGTCGTACAGATGGCCGCCGCCCTTGCCGCAGAGGAACAGCTTGTCATCCTCCTCGAGGATGGCGCGCAGGCGCTGCCGGTCGGCCTCGAAGACCTCGTCATGCAGGCGCCGGGCGACCTCGGCATTGCCCTGCGCGACCAGCGCCGTCGAGCGGGGGGCCTCGGGATCGTCCAGGTCCAGATCGTCGGGCATGACGGGCCTCCTTGGCTGGCGGATGAAGGGAAGGATGGCGCGCGGGGGAGGAATTTCCTAGCCGGAATTTTCGGCCCGGTCCGGCCAGAAAGCCGACCCAACCCGCCCTGCCCCGGAAACGGCACCTGTCAGCCGACCGGATACGCGGACAAGCCCGGCGCGCGGCGCAGTCTGACACATCAGGCCCGCCTGCCGAACAGGCCTCGGCGCGGCTTATGGTCACAGCGGCGCGGACATCATAGTCTTATGGATACATAGCCTTGCGGGATATTTTGACATATTGCCTGAACGTACAAGTTTACCGATGACGTGGGATCTGGCCTTGAACGACACGCTTCTGCTCTATGCGCCCGTCCCGCTGCATCAGGACGCTCAGGGTGGGTTCTTCGTCGAATCCCAGGCCCTGAACGGTCTGCAGCTGTGGACGCGCAACTTTGCCCGCGTCATCGTCATGATGCCGCTGGATCCGGGCCCGCCCCCGCCGGGATGGGTGCCGGTCCTGCCGGACGATCCCCGGCTGGACAGGGTCGTCTTCGAGGCCCTGCCGATGGCCTTCCGGCCCGACCAGTTCCTGCGCCACCTGCCCGCCACGCAGCGCCGCATCCGGGCCCTGATCGCCGAGGCGCAATGGCTGAGCTTCGCGATCGGCGGGCTGTTCGGGGACTGGGGCGCGGTGGCCTGCCTGACCGCGCACCGGATGGGCCGCCCCTTCGCCGCCTGGACCGACCGCGTCGAATCGCAGGTCGTGCGGCAGGAGATCGGGACCGGGCACTGGCGGGCCAACCTGCGCGCGCGCCTGACCCACCGGCCCATGGCGATGCTGGAACGCGCCATCGTGCGCCGCGCCGCACTTGGCCTCTTTCACGGGCGCGAGACGTTCGAGGCCTATGCCCCCTATGCGCGCGGCCCGGCCGAGATCGTCCACGACGTCCATATCTCGGCCGAGGACCATATCGAAGCGGACCGCCTGGCGGCCAAGGCGGCCGAGGCGCTGACCGGTCCGCTGCAGCTGGTCTATGCGGGCCGGGCCGATCCGATGAAGGGCCCCTTCGACTGGATCGAGGTGCTGGAACGGCTGGCGCAGAAGGGCATCGATTTCCGCGCTCGCTGGCTGGGGGACGGCACCGACCGCCCCGCGATGCTGGCACGGCTGGAGGCCTCGGGGCTGGCGTCGCGGGTCGAGATGCCGGGCTTTCTGGTGGACCGGGCCGCCGTGCTGGAGGAGCTGCGCGACGCGCATCTGTTCCTCTTCTGCCACCTGACGCCCGAATCGCCGCGCTGCCTGATCGAGGCGCTGGCCTCGGGCTGTCCGCTGGCGGGCTATGCCAGCGCCTATTCGACCGACCTGATCGCCGGGCATGGCGGCGGCGCGCTGGTCCCGCGCGGCGACACGGCGGCGCTGGCGGACCAGATCGCCCAACTGGACGCGAACCGCACGCAGCTGGCGCAGCTGATCCTGAGCGCGGCAGCGGATGGCGCCCCCTTCACCGACACGGCTGTCTTCCAGCAGCGCAGCCAGGTCATCCGCGACCATCTGGGCGCCCGCTGACCCCATCGCGCCGACCGCTGGTGTGCGGCTGAAAACCGCAGGCCCGGTGATGTAATCCTTTTCATGCCCGATGAAACCCATTACATTCCCTCTCAGGCCCCCGGTGGAGCGGGGCGCTGACCGAGGAGGATCTTTCCATGACTTTCGCAACCCCCGCCGTTCTGGGCGGTCTGGTGGCCGTGACGATGACGGCCTCGGGCGCCTTCGCCCAGGATGCCCGCACCGCCGCCGACCTGCCCATCGCCGTGCAGATGTACACCTTGCGCGACCACGGCACGCTGGACGAGCAGTTCGCCGCCGTGCAGGCCGCGGGCGTCACCGCCGTCGAGACGGTCGGCATGCAGGACAGCACCGCCGAGGATCTGTCCGCGCTGATGGCCGAATACGGCGTCGAGGCGATCTCGACCCATGCCCAGCTGGACGATCTGCGCGCCGATGCGCAGGCGGTCATCGACTTCAACAAGGCAATCGGCAACGATGTGATCACCGTCCCCTATCTGGCCGAGGAGGCGCGTCCGACCGATGCCGCAGGCTGGACCGCGCTTGGCGAGGAGCTGGCGGGCTTCAGCGCGACCCTGCAGGCCGAGGACATGACCCTGGCCTATCACAACCACGATTTCGAGATGGTCGAGTTCGACGGCCGCACCGCGCTGGAGATCATGATGGAGGCCGGCGGCGAGGACGTGATGGCCGAGCTGGATCTGGCCTGGGTCGCGCGCGGCGGGCTGGACCCGGTCGAGTATCTCGGCCGCTTCGACGGTCGCGTCTTTGCGATCCATGCCAAGGACAACGCCCCCGAGGGAGAGGCCCCCGACGAGCGCGGCTTCAAGGCG of Paracoccus liaowanqingii contains these proteins:
- a CDS encoding glycosyltransferase, translated to MTWDLALNDTLLLYAPVPLHQDAQGGFFVESQALNGLQLWTRNFARVIVMMPLDPGPPPPGWVPVLPDDPRLDRVVFEALPMAFRPDQFLRHLPATQRRIRALIAEAQWLSFAIGGLFGDWGAVACLTAHRMGRPFAAWTDRVESQVVRQEIGTGHWRANLRARLTHRPMAMLERAIVRRAALGLFHGRETFEAYAPYARGPAEIVHDVHISAEDHIEADRLAAKAAEALTGPLQLVYAGRADPMKGPFDWIEVLERLAQKGIDFRARWLGDGTDRPAMLARLEASGLASRVEMPGFLVDRAAVLEELRDAHLFLFCHLTPESPRCLIEALASGCPLAGYASAYSTDLIAGHGGGALVPRGDTAALADQIAQLDANRTQLAQLILSAAADGAPFTDTAVFQQRSQVIRDHLGAR
- a CDS encoding prolyl oligopeptidase family serine peptidase; this encodes MPDDLDLDDPEAPRSTALVAQGNAEVARRLHDEVFEADRQRLRAILEEDDKLFLCGKGGGHLYDFHQNAEHPRGLWRRIPDDLTPAPDAPWQTVFDLDAYCRETGQEWAWRGPVGRPDRGRAMMMLSLDGSDMLVGREFDLTARDFVPGGFETPLARQWVAWQGPDRLLVFAATHPRHATRSGWPRTVRAWTRGTALDDAPVIFEAGPDDVQAMASHLPGEGEGDGTLLLSTHHTIHSSTLAVEKNGRRVVLDLPRLAPKFANDRFVVWEPQEDGDHPAGATVLRRFDGPPLERVIFVPGPRSGTNQLLMTRDWLVMTGHDDLRPWLRVLDLRQPEGPLRDLPLPAEASTVWILWHAIEPDAEGARDMRLNIWAEGQLLPPSLYRIDLDTLAKAPQPHLVASSKPSFDASGMQAHLLQARSGDGTQVPYHLALPKAVAQGAVPVVVQAYGGYGMPMPAPYLKFDGPALLDRGIGVAVAHLRGGGEFGPSWHRQAMGPKRPTSFDDCVAVARDLVARGIAPPGGVGFVGGSNGGLLAAVMATRNPADWGAIKADVPVTDMLRFHLYPAGAAWIEEYGDPDIPEDAAYLRAYSPLHQVRPRAEVAYPPILIDAPAHDDRVDPAHARRFALKLQEAGQDVMLRTSETGGHGGGETSDRAATDIALTAAFFRRTLAGA
- a CDS encoding NrsF family protein, with amino-acid sequence MTNRPTTEDLIHRLATAPPPARLSARGATGTLLGAAAATVGLFLLLVGPRADLLPALADPQVLAKLVLPVALSVPALWLALRSARPGARLPLWVLALPALVAAGLFLARLVQTPPGLIAPGILGHSAAACLLSITALSSPAIALGLTLFRRGAALRPALTGGLIGLAASAGVTAGYALHCNEDSPLFFTTWYGLAILICTTAGALAGRRLLRW
- a CDS encoding sugar phosphate isomerase/epimerase family protein, with product MTFATPAVLGGLVAVTMTASGAFAQDARTAADLPIAVQMYTLRDHGTLDEQFAAVQAAGVTAVETVGMQDSTAEDLSALMAEYGVEAISTHAQLDDLRADAQAVIDFNKAIGNDVITVPYLAEEARPTDAAGWTALGEELAGFSATLQAEDMTLAYHNHDFEMVEFDGRTALEIMMEAGGEDVMAELDLAWVARGGLDPVEYLGRFDGRVFAIHAKDNAPEGEAPDERGFKALGEGTLDWDAILPAAEEAGAQWYIIEHDQPIDAAEVVMTGATFLTENLPDSATR
- a CDS encoding sigma-70 family RNA polymerase sigma factor, with amino-acid sequence MTQSPDLAQRWHCPAAAGRVTLHGRAHPPEEAALDGQTDWDLLLARANSGDAAAFLRLLTKVTPPLRCLIRARGRGLPPDLHEDILQEVLLAIHLKRQSWAPGSPVRPWLYAVARHKVVDAFRRRGRRVHLPIEDVAEILASEADPAPLAAHDADRMLGMIDARSAALVRAVRLEGHSTEEAAQGMGLTAGAARVALHRAMKRLSELAERMK